The nucleotide sequence CGCGAAACGTACTGGTGCTCAAGTGCGTGGTCCTATTCCACTGCCTACCCGCAAAGAGCGGTTCACCGTTCTGGTCTCTCCGCACGTCAACAAAGACGCGCGTGACCAGTACGAGATCCGTACTCATAAGCGCGTTCTGGACATCGTCCAGCCAACGGATAAAACCGTTGATGCACTTATGAAGCTTGATCTGGCGGCCGGTGTGGAAGTACAGATCAGCCTCGGCTAAGACTCGGGTCTTAGTCGTGTAACGCTCTGAAATGGGCGGCCATAGCGGGTGAAAGCCCCGTACACTCATGAGGTTTACAACATGACTATTGGTGTAGTCGGTCGTAAATGCGGTATGACCCGTATTTTCACCGAAGAAGGTGTCTCCATTCCGGTCACGGTCATTGAGATCGAACCGAATCGCGTCACCCAGTTCAAAACTGAAGAGACCGATGGCTATCGTGCAGTGCAAGTCACTGTCGGCGAGCGTCGTGCTTCGCGTGTGACTGCTGCTCAAGCGGGTCACTTCGCTAAAGCAAACGTTGCAGCTGGTCGCACTGTTATGGAGTTCCGTCTCGAAGACGGCGACTACCAGGCTGGCGATCTGATCAACGCTGAAATCTTCGCCGCTGGTCAACTGGTTGATGTAACCGGTCAGTCCAAGGGTAAAGGCTTCCAGGGTACGATCAAGCGTTGGAATTTCCGTGGTCAAGACAACACTCACGGTAACTCCGTTTCCCACCGCGTCCCGGGCTCTATTGGCCAGTGCCAGACTCCTGGTCGTGTATTCAAGGGCAAAAAAATGTCCGGTCATATGGGCGCTGAGCGCGTGACCGTGCAGTCCCTCGAAGTAGTGCGCGTCGACGCTGAACGCAATCTGTTGTTGGTCAAGGGTGCTGTTCCTGGCGCTACTGGCGGCAACCTGGTTGTACGTCCAGCGGCCAAGGCTCGCGGTTAAGGGGAAGCTGACATGCAATTAAATGTAAATGACGCTCAAGCGATCGAAGTTTCCGAACTGACGTTTGGCGGCGAGTTCAACGAGACGCTGGTTCACCAAGCAGTCGTGGCCTACATGGCCGGCGGCCGTCAAGGTAGCAAGCAGCAAAAGACCCGTTCCGACGTTCGTGGTGGCGGTAAGCGCCCTTGGCGTCAAAAAGGTACTGGCCGTGCTCGTGCCGGTACTATCCGTAGCCCAATCTGGCGTGGCGGTGGTACCACTTTCGCAGCTCGTCCGCAGGATCACTCGCAGAAGCTCAACAAGAAGATGTACCGCGCAGCTCTGCGCTCCATCCTTGCTGAACTCGTGCGTACTGACCGTCTGGTCGTGGTTCAGGACTTCGCTGTTGAAAGTCCGAAGACCAAAGATCTGCTGGGCAAACTGAACAACATGAGCCTGACCGACGTTTTGATCGTGTCTGAAGCTGTTGATCAGAACCTGTACCTGGCTGCTCGCAACCTGCCCCACGTTGATGTACGTGACGTGCAAGGTTCCGATCCAGTTAGTCTGATCGCATACGACAAGGTGTTGATCACCGTGTCGGCCGTGAAGAAATTCGAGGAGCTGCTGGGATGAACCAGGAACGCGTATTTAAAGTTCTGCTTGGCCCGCACGTTTCCGAAAAGGCTACGGTTCTGGCTGACAAGAAAGGTCAGTTCGTTTTCAAGGTTGCAACTGACGCAACCAAGCTGGAAATCAAGAAGGCCGTCGAAAGCCTGTTCAGCGTGAAAGTAGAGCGTGTTACTACCCTGAATGTTCTGGGTAAGAGCAAGCGCACTGCTCGCGGTCTGGGCAAGCGTAATGACTGGAAGAAGGCAGTTATCTCCCTTCAGCCAGGCCAAGATCTCGATTTCAGCAGCAGTGCTGAGTAAGGAAGGGGTGCATCATGGCAATCGTTAAATGCAAACCGACTTCCCCTGGCCGCCGTTTTGTGGTCAAGGTGGTCAACCAGGAGCTGCATAAAGGCGCTCCTCACGCACCGCTGCTCGAGAAAAAATCGAAGTCTG is from Pseudomonas mucidolens and encodes:
- the rplW gene encoding 50S ribosomal protein L23; this encodes MNQERVFKVLLGPHVSEKATVLADKKGQFVFKVATDATKLEIKKAVESLFSVKVERVTTLNVLGKSKRTARGLGKRNDWKKAVISLQPGQDLDFSSSAE
- the rpsJ gene encoding 30S ribosomal protein S10; the protein is MQNQQIRIRLKAFDHRLIDQSTQEIVETAKRTGAQVRGPIPLPTRKERFTVLVSPHVNKDARDQYEIRTHKRVLDIVQPTDKTVDALMKLDLAAGVEVQISLG
- the rplD gene encoding 50S ribosomal protein L4; this encodes MQLNVNDAQAIEVSELTFGGEFNETLVHQAVVAYMAGGRQGSKQQKTRSDVRGGGKRPWRQKGTGRARAGTIRSPIWRGGGTTFAARPQDHSQKLNKKMYRAALRSILAELVRTDRLVVVQDFAVESPKTKDLLGKLNNMSLTDVLIVSEAVDQNLYLAARNLPHVDVRDVQGSDPVSLIAYDKVLITVSAVKKFEELLG
- the rplC gene encoding 50S ribosomal protein L3, encoding MTIGVVGRKCGMTRIFTEEGVSIPVTVIEIEPNRVTQFKTEETDGYRAVQVTVGERRASRVTAAQAGHFAKANVAAGRTVMEFRLEDGDYQAGDLINAEIFAAGQLVDVTGQSKGKGFQGTIKRWNFRGQDNTHGNSVSHRVPGSIGQCQTPGRVFKGKKMSGHMGAERVTVQSLEVVRVDAERNLLLVKGAVPGATGGNLVVRPAAKARG